Genomic window (Streptomyces sp. LX-29):
TGGGCGTGCACGGTGACGCCGCCCTGGCCGACCTCGGCCATCGCGGTGTGCACGATGGCGACCGGCTCGCCGGCGATGGCCTCCAGCCGGACGCGGGCCGTGGAGTAGTCGTCGAAGCCCTCGGAGAAGCCGACGTTCTTGATGCCGACGGCGTAGCCGACGCCGCGCACCACGCCCTCGCCGTGGGTGGTGTTGGAGAGCCCGCCGGGGAGCGCCCGCACGTCGGCCGCGCCGCCCGCGGTCTCCCACTGCCGCTCCGGCGGCAGCGGCATCGCCTTGACGCGGCGCAGCAGCTCGGCGACGGGTGCGGGCGAGTCGACCACCTGCCCGGTGGGCATGACGGCGCCCTGGGACATCGCGTTGCGCTGCCGGAACTCCACCGGGTCCAGGCCCAGTTCGACGGCGACCTTGTCCATCTGCGCCTCGTAGGCGAAGCAGGCCTGTACGGCGCCGAAGCCGCGCATGGCGCCACAGGGCGGGTTGTTGGTGTAGAGGGCGAGGGCCTCGATGTCGACGTCGTCGACGGCGTACGGGCCGATCGAGAGCGAGGCGGCGTTGCCGACGACGGCCGGGGAGGCGGAGGCGTAGGCGCCGCCGTCGAGCACGATCCGGCACTTCACATGGGTGAGCCGGCCGTCGCGGGTGGCGCCGTGTTCGTACCAGAGCTTGGCCGGGTGCCGGTGGACGTGTCCGAAGAAGGACTCGAAGCGGTTGTAGACCATCTTCACCGGCTTGCCGGTGCGCAGCGCCAGCAGGCAGGCGTGGATCTGCATGGACACGTCCTCACGGCCGCCGAAGGCGCCGCCGACGCCGGACAGCGTCATCCGCACCATCGACGGCGGCAGGCCGAGGACCGGGGCGATCTGCCGCAGGTCGGAGTGGAGCCACTGGGTGGCGATGTACAGGTCCACCCCGCCGTCCTCGGCGGGCACCGCGAGGCCGGACTCGGGGCCGAGGAACGCCTGGTCCTGCATGCCGAGCTCGTACTCGCCGCTGACGATGACGTCGGCGCGCTCGCGGGCCGCCGCCGCGTCGCCGCGGACGATGGGCTGCCGGTGCAGGACGTTGGGGTGCGGGACGTGGTCGGCGTGGCCGTCTTCGCGGTCCGGGTGCAGCAGCGGCGCGTCGGGGGCCAGCGCGGTCGCCTCGTCGGTGACCACGGGCAGTTCGACGTAGTCGACCCTGATCTTGGCGGCGGCGCGGCGCGCGGTCTCCGGGTGGTCGGCGGCGACCAGGGCGACGGGCTCGCCGTGGTGCCGGACCCGGCCCTGCGCCAGCACCGGGGTGTCCGGGATCTCCAGGCCGTAGTGCTTGGTCTCGGCCGGGAGGTCCTCGTGGGTGAGGACCGCGTACACGCCGGCCTGGGCCAGGGCCTCGGAGACGTCGATGGACCTGATCTCGGCGTGGGCGTGGGGGCTGCGCAGGGTGTGTCCCCACAGCATGTCCTCGTGCCACAGGTCGGAGGCGTAGGCGAACTCGCCGGTGACCTTGAGGGTGCCGTCGGGGCGCGGCGTGGACTCGCCGATGCCGCCCCGGGTCCGGCTGCCCTGGGAGATGTCGACGGGGGTGCGGGTGACCTCTGCCATGGTTCAGACCGCCCGTTCCGCGCGGGCGGCCGCGAGGCGTACCGCGTCCAGGATCTTCTCGTAGCCGGTGCAGCGGCACAGGTTGCCGGAGAGCGCCTCGCGGATGTCGGCGTCGGAGGGCTCGGCGTTGCGCTCCAGCAGCTCGTCGGCGGCGACCAACAGTCCGGGGGTGCAGAAGCCGCACTGCACGGCCCCGGCGTCGATGAACGCCTTCTGGATCGGGGCGAGTTCGGCGGGGTCGGCGGGCTTGGGCCGCCAGGCCCTGGCCTGGTCCAGCCCGACACCCGCGGCCGTCGCACCCCCGGACGCCGCCCCTGACGGGGTCTCGCTCGCGCACGCCGCGTCCGCGGCGGCGCCGGAGCAGTCGCCCGGGTCGCGGGAGCCGCCGGCACAGCCGCCCTCGGCCCGCCGCCGGGCGAAGTCGGCGAGCCCCTCGACGGTGACCACCTCACGGCCCTCGGCCTGGCCGGCCGCGACCAGGCAGGCGCAGACCGGCACGCCGTCCAGCCGGACCGTGCAGGATCCGCACTCGCCCTGCTCGCAGGCGTTCTTCGAGCCGGGGAGGCCGAGCCGCTCGCGCAGCACGTACAGCAGGCTCTCGCCCTCCCAGACGTCGTCGGCCGTCTGCGGGCGTCCGTTGACGGTGAGGTTCACGCGCACTGTGCTTCTCCCTTGCCGGTACCGCCGGTGCCGCCGGCGCGGTAGGACTCCCAGGCCCAGCCGAGGGTGCGGCGGGCCATGACGCCCACCGCGTGCCGGCGGTACCTCGCGCTGCCGCGCACGTCGTCGATGGGGTTGCAGGCGCCGGAGCACAGCTCCGCGAACTGCCGGGCGATGGACGGGGTGATGGTCTTCCCGCTGTCCCAGAAGCCGCCGTCCTCCAGTGCGGCGTCGAGGAAGGTCTCCGCCTCGCGGGCGCGCACCGGGGTGGGCGCGGCGGAGCCGATGCCGGTCCTCACCGTGCGGGTCTCCGGGTGGAGGGCGAGGCCGAAGGCGCAGACGGCGATCACCATGGCGTTGCGGGTGCCCACCTTGGAGAACTGCTGGGGGCCGTCGGCGGTCTTGATGTGGACGGCGCGGATCAGCTCGTCCGGCGCCAGCGCGTTGCGCTTCACCCCGGTGTAGAACTCCTCGACGGGGATACGGCGCACCCCGCGCACGGACTCGGCCTCGACCTCGGCGCCGGCCGCCAGCAGCGCGGGGTGCGAGTCGCCGGCCGGGGAGGCGGCGCCGAGGTTCCCGCCCACGCTGCCGCGGTTGCGGATCTGCGGGGAGCCGACGGTGTGCGCGGCCAGCGCGAGACCCGGCAGCTCGCCGCGCAGCCGCTCCATGATCGTGCTGTACGGGACGGAGGCGCCGAGCCGGACCGTGGCCCCGTCCGCGCTGACCTCCCACTCACTCAGCTCGCCGATGCGGTTCAGGTCCAGCAGGTACTCGGGGCGCCGATGGTCGAAGTTGATCTCGACCATCACGTCGGTCCCGCCCGCGATGGGTACGGCGGTGGGGTGCTCGGCCTTGGCGGCGAGCGCCTCCTCCCAGCTGGCGGGGCGCAGGAAGTCCATGAATCTTCTCTTCTCGACTCTTGTGTGGGGAGGTGAGGTTTCTGCGTTCATGTCCTGGGGTCCGGGGATGCTCCGGACGTCTGCACGCGGCTTCTCGCCAGTACATCGACGCGTCACCCGGCGAGTGCAGTCACGGAAACCATGAAGCGGTTGGCTGGCCAGGCATCGGGTCTTGTAGATTCGAACGAAAGACGAGGTTCCGAATCCTCGCGGCATTCCACCGGTAAACGAAGACAACGACGACGAGAGATCGGCTGGCGACTGATGCGGCTGCGCGCACTGCTGGAGACCGAAGCCCTGGGCCTGCGCCTACTCAGCGGCGAGGACGAGCTGGACCGCACCGTGCGCGGCGTCATGACCACCGATCTGCGCGACCCCAGCCGCTATCTCTCCGGCGGTGAGCTGGTGCTGACCGGTCTCGCCTGGCGCCGCGAGCCCGCCGACTCCGAGCGGTTCGTGCGCATCCTGACGGCGGCCGGTGTCTCCGGCCTGGCGGCCGGAGAGGCCGAGCTGGGGAATGTGCCGGCGGACCTGGTGGAAGCCTGCACCCGGCACCGGATGCCGCTGTTCTCCGTGGTCGAGGCCGTGTCGTTCGCCTCCATCACCGAGCACGTGGTGCGGCAGGTGTCCAGCGAGCGGGCCGGCGATCTGGCCGCCGTCGTGGAGCGGCACCGGAAGCTGATGACCTCCGGCCCGGCCGGCGGTGGCCCCGAGGTCATCCTCGACCTGCTCGTCTCCGACCTGAACCTGCGCGCCTGGGTGCTCTCCCCCACCGGCCGCCGCATCGCCGGGGCCAGCGGCACCACCGCCGGCTCCGAGCTGTCCCCCGAGCTCTGCGCCCGCCTCGCCGGCGAGCACCTGGCGGCCATGCGGGCCGGGCGTCGGCCGCCGCACCGGGTGACGGTGCCGGGCCCGAGGCCCGCGGGCGCGCCGGGGACGGCCCAGGTCACCTACTCGCTCTTCCCGGTGCGCGGCGCCGGCCGCGCACCGGCCACCCGCGACGTGCGCGAGATCCGCGAGACGGTGCTGGCGGACTGGCTGCTGGCGGTCGAGGACGACGCCGGCGACTGGCCCGCCGAGCGGCTCGACCTGCTGCACGGCGTCACCCAGCTGATCGCGGTCGAGCGGGACCGCCGCGACGCGGCCCGTACGGTGCGGCGCCGGCTCGCCCAGGAGGTGCTGGAGCTGGTGCAGACCGGCGCCCCGCCCGCCGAGATCGCCGCCCGGCTGCGGGTGGCGGCCCCGGTGTTGCTGCCGGGCCTCGGCGCCGCCCCGCACTGGCAGGTCGTGGTGGCCCGGGTGGAGTGGGGCGGGCCGGCCGGCGAGGCGGAGGGCGCCGAGCGGGACGGCGGCGAGCGGGCCGGCGGCGCGCTCGCCCAGGCCCTGCTGGAGGAGGTGCTGGCGGACCCGGAGGCGGCCGGCCCCGAGGCGTCCGACCGGATCGCCGTGGCGTACTCCGGGGACGAGGCGGTGGCCCTGGTGCCGCTGCCGGCGACCGCGGCGGAGTCCGACGACGGCGCGGAGGACACGGAGGAGGAGGCCGCCCAGGCCCCCGGACTGCACGCGGACGCCCTCCTGGCGGCGGTCCGCGAGCCGCTCTCCCGCGGCCTGGACGGCGACGGCCGGCTGACGGTGGGCGTCAGCGCCACCGTGCACTCCGCCGAGGGGCTGCGCGGCGCCCTGGAGGAGGCCCGGCACGCCCGCCGGGTCGCCGCCGCCCGCCCGGGTCGGGTCTGCGCCGCCGGGCACCAGGAACTCGCCTCGCACGTGCTGCTGCTCCCCTTCGTCCCGGACGACGTGCGGCGCGCGTTCACGGCCCGGCTGTTGGACCCGCTGCGGGACTACGACCGACGCCACCGCGCGGAGCTGATCCCGACGCTGGAGGCGTTCCTCGACTGCGACGGCTCCTGGACGCGGTGCGCCACCCGGCTGCATCTGCACGTCAACACCCTGCGGTACCGGGTCGGCCGGATCGAGCAGCTGACGGGTCGTGATCTGTCGCGCCTGGAAGACAAGTTGGACTTCTTCCTGGCACTGAGGATGAGCTGACCCGTCCGGTTCGCGATCACCTGTGATCGCCGGCCGAAACTTTGTGAATTGCTTCACACCGACCCCTTGGCCCCCCGCGCGCATTCGTGCTGAGATTCGAGGTGCTTCCGGCTCGATGGCGCGCTTGGGGACTTCGGGAGGGCAATGTGGCGGACACCGCCATGTCACGGTCTGGATCGTCGGACACACCCACGGGAACGGAACCGGAAACCCCACCCGAAGCGGCCGGCGGGCCGGCCGGCCGGGCGGGGTCGGGAGGCGCGCGGCTGGGGAGAGGCCCCCAGCTGGACGGCGGGGGCGGCGACCACGACCCCCTCGACACGGCGGTGTGGCGGCTCCGCTCCCGCGGCTGCTGGGAGGACGCCGCCGCCCTGCTCGCCGCCCGCGCGGTGACCGACCCGGCCGCGGCACTGGCGCGCAGCGCCCTGCTGACCGAGCGCTGCATGTTCGCCTCCGAGGGCTGGGGCACCGCGGAGGACGCGCTGCGCGCCGCCGAGGCGCTGGCCTTCGATGACGAGGACCGAGGGGCCGCCGCCTGCGAGCGCGGCTACCTGGCTTACGCGTGCACGCTGTTCGGCGTGCGCGACCGCGCCGACGAGGCCCGCGCGGCGCTGGGCCGGGCCGCGGCGCTGATCCCACCCGGCTCGCCCGTGCGGCCGCTGCTGGACTTCCGGCGCGGCCTCGTCGCCCAGCACCTGGCACAGAACCCCACCGGCGCCCAGGCGGCCTTCCAGCGCGCCCACGCCGGCGCCGCCGCCCACGGCGACGCGCTGCTGCGCTCCTTCACCTGGCGGCACCTCGCCGCCATGGCGGAGCAGAGCGGCGATCTCCCCGCCGCCCGACACGGCTTCGCCGAGTCCCTGCGCATCCGCGAGGAGCTCGGCTATCTCATCGGCATCGCCCCGGCCCTCGCCGCCCTGGCCGAGGTGCAGCCCGATCCCGAGGCCGGCCGCCTGCGCGCCGAGGCCGCCCGGCTCGTCCACCTCCTCGGCGGCCTCCCCGTCTGGCTCGCCGACCAGCTGCGCCCGAGGACCCGGGACACCTGACGTCCCGCCGGGAGAACGCGCGGCGCCGCGGCAGCCAAAGTACGCGCGGGGCGCCGCGCCCAAGGGGGCAACGCGTGGAGGTACGGCAGCCGAAGTAGGCACGGCTGCGCCGTGCTCGGGGCAACGCGCGGAGGACCGCCCCAGCCGGCGTACGCGCGGAGGTGCCGCGCTCGGCGTAACGCGCGGAGGCGCCGCCGCAGCAGGAGTACGCACGAAGACGCTGCGCCCGGAGCAACAGGCGGAGGCGTGCCGCAACCGGCGTAACGCGGAGAGGAGCCGCAGCCGAAGTACGCGCGGAGGCGCCGCGCCCGGGGCAACGCGCGGAGGCCCGCCCCAGCCGGCGTACGCGCCGCGGCTTGGCAGCCGGCGTAACGCACGGGGACGCCGCGTCCGAGGCAACGTGTGGAGGCGCAGCAGCCGAAGTACGCACGGAGGTGCCGCGCTCGGCGTAACGCGCGGGGGCGCCGCCGCAGCAGGAGTACGCACGAAGACGCTGCGCCCGGAGCAACAGGCGGAGGCGTGCCGCAACCGGCGTAACGCGGAGAGGAGCCTCAGCCGAAGTACGCGCGGAGGGGCCGCGCCCGGGGTAACGCGCGGAGGCCCGCCCCCAGCCGGCGTACGCACCGCGGCTTGGCAGCCGGCGTAACGCACGGGGACACCGCGTCCGAGGCAACGTGTGGAGGCGCAGCAGCCGAAGTACGCACGGAGGTGCCGCGCTCGGCGTAACGCGCGGAGGCGCCGCCGCAGCAGGAGTACGCACGAAGACGCTGCGCCCTGAGCAACAGGCGGAGGCGTGCCGCAACCGGCCTAACGCGGAGAGGAGCCGCAGCCGAAGTACGCGCGGAGGCGCCGCGCCCGGGGCAACGCGCGGAGGCCCGCCCCCAGCCGGCGTACGCACCGCGGCGCGACAGCCGGCGTAACGCACGGACGCGCCGCGCCCGAAGCAACGCGTGGCGGCGTGCCCCAGCCGGCGTACGCGCGGTGCGGCAGCCGGCGTACGCGCGGACGCGCCCTCCCCGGCGCAACGCGTAAAGGAGCCACGCGCGGACTACGCGTGGAGGCGCCACCGGCCACGCCCGGCCACCTCCGCGCCCAGGGCCCGGCGACCCCGGGGCCCGGCGGCCTCTGGGCGCGGACGCCCGCGCCTCATCGGCATCCCGCCGCCCGGCCCTCAAGGCCACCGCCGCCTGATCGCAGGATCCACATCGAGACCCGTACCGTCGTGGCCGCGACCGCCGGCCCCCGAGGCCGGCCTCGGCCTCACTCCCGGGCCGGGCCTGGCCTGCTGTCCGGCTCCCGGGCCCGGCCCACCTCCTGCCCGGCTTCCGGTCTCCGGCTCCCGGGCCCTGGCTCAGGTCATCCGGTCGACCGCGTCCTTGGCCTCCTTCAGGCCGGCGCCCGTGGCCTCTCGGTAGGCCTTGATGGCCTCGATCGTCTTTCCGTCTCGCACGAGCGCCTCGACCCGTTCCAGCTCCGGGTCGGACTCGCGGAGACCGAGGTGGTCGAGGACCAGGTCGAGCTTGCGCTCGACCCGGGCGATGTTGCGTTCCGTTCGCTTGATCCGGGTCTCGACGCCGCCGATGCACACCAGCACGAGGAAGGCCACGATCAGGACTGATATCTCCATGATCGCCCATCGTAGTGATCACGCCGGGCCCCGAGCCGCGGGCTAGCCCCGGAGGAAGTGCTCGCGGGCGAGCGTCTCGACCGTGTCGAGGTCGCTCGCCGCGAGGGCGTCGAGGAGGGCGACGTGCTGGGCGGCGTCGGCGAGCAGGTCGGCGGTCCGGGGCGCCCCGCCCCGCGGCAGCGGCCACTGCGCCCGACGGTGCAGGTCGTCGGCGATGACCACCAGCTGCTGGTTGCCGGCGAGGGCGAGGACGGCCTGGTGGAAGGCGCGGTCCACCTCCAGGTAGGCGGCGCGGTCGCCGGTGGCCGCGACGGAGGAGGCCGCGTCGGCGAAGGGACGGATCCTCTCCCAGCGCTCGGGGGTGACGCCGGCCGCCAGGGTGAGGAGCACCGGCACCTCGAGGAGCGCCCGCACCTCGGCGAGCTCGGCGAGCTCGCGCTCGCTGCGCCGCGCGACCCGGAAGCCGCGGTTGGGGACCACCTCGACGGCGCCCTCGCTGGCGAGCTGCTGCATGGCCTCCCGCACCGGGGTGGCGGAGACGCCGAAGCGCAGCGCGAGCACGGGGGCGGAGTAGACCTCACCGGGGGCCAGCTCGCCGCTCACCAGGGCGCAGCGCAGCGCGTCCAGCACCTGGCGGCGTACGGAGTGGCGCTGCAGCGGCACGCGCGGGGGCGGCACGCACGGCGCCTCCTCCGGGGTGACCGGCGTCATCGGCACGGCCGGCGGCGCCGTATCGGCACTGGACTGCTCCACTCGGACCCTCCTGACGTCCCAGGGAACGATATGCGGACGCCACGCAAGGTCAAACCCCACCCCATTCAGCTAAGGTAAGGCTAACCTGACGAAGCTTCGCGATTCGGTGGTCTCCCCATGGCCGTGCCCGCTCTTCCGTACGCCGACACCCCGGGCACCGGGACCGGCGCGCCCACGATCCCGCCCAGCGGGACCGGCGCGCCGACCACCGCCGCGGACGCGGTCTTCGCCGCGTATCCGCGGCTGACGGAGGTCTTCCCCGGTCTCACCGTCAGCGACGAGTCCCCGCGCAGCGGCGACGGCTGGGTGGCGGCGGCCGAGCTCGCCGCCGGCGGGGGCGCCCTGGACGCCTTCCTGGCCTGGGACGAGGCCCAGGTGGTGCGGGACTACGGACAACGCGCCCGACCCGATGTCGTGGCCGGCTTCGGACTGCACCGCTACGCCTGGCCGGCCTGCCTGCTGGTGACCGTCCCCTGGTTCCTGCTGCGCCGCGTGCCGCGGATCCCCGTGGACCAGGTCTCCTTCCAGCGCACGCTGGGCCGGATGACGGCCCGCGTCACGGAGTTCGCCTGCCTCCCCGACGACCCGGCGGCGGGGGTGCCGGGCGCCCGCGTGGTGCCGGACGAGGACGCGCTGCGGGCGGCCGTGCGCTCGGCGGTCGCCGAGCACCTGGGGCCGGTGCTGGAGGGCTTCCGGCCCCGGATGCGACGCGGGGCGCGCGCCCTGTGGGGGATGGCGGCGGACGAGATCGCCGAAGGGCTCTGGTACGTGGGCCAGCTGATGGGTGACGAGCAGCGCGCGCTGGCCGAGTTGACCGCGCTGCTGCCCGGCGCCGTCCCGCCGTACCCGGCAGGGGCGGGATTCCGCCTGCTCACGGGCCCGCGCGGGGAGTCACTGCCCACGCGCGACCGCGCGAGCTGCTGTCTGTTCTACACGCTGCGGCCCGACGACACCTGTACGACCTGCCCCCGCACCTGCGATACAGCTCGTATCCAGCGGCTGTCGGCAAGCTGATCGCTCCGTTTCCACTCGATCCACTTCCGTGAATAGAACGCAATTCGCTTGCAGCGGGCGGGCGTTCGAGTCGCATCACACCTATCCGCGTGTCCCCGCCGTCCATTGGCGTCTTCTTGCTCGGAAATCCCTTGAGGCAGGGAAGACTCCGCCAAGATGTCGCGCGAGTAGGCCGTACCGCGGCCCAGAACACCCACACGGAAGTGAGGCAAGGGGCACCGGATGAGACTGACCGACATATCGCTGGACTGGGCACTCCCCGTGGCCGTGGCGCTCGTCGGAGTCGTGGCGGCGG
Coding sequences:
- the pucD gene encoding xanthine dehydrogenase subunit D translates to MAEVTRTPVDISQGSRTRGGIGESTPRPDGTLKVTGEFAYASDLWHEDMLWGHTLRSPHAHAEIRSIDVSEALAQAGVYAVLTHEDLPAETKHYGLEIPDTPVLAQGRVRHHGEPVALVAADHPETARRAAAKIRVDYVELPVVTDEATALAPDAPLLHPDREDGHADHVPHPNVLHRQPIVRGDAAAARERADVIVSGEYELGMQDQAFLGPESGLAVPAEDGGVDLYIATQWLHSDLRQIAPVLGLPPSMVRMTLSGVGGAFGGREDVSMQIHACLLALRTGKPVKMVYNRFESFFGHVHRHPAKLWYEHGATRDGRLTHVKCRIVLDGGAYASASPAVVGNAASLSIGPYAVDDVDIEALALYTNNPPCGAMRGFGAVQACFAYEAQMDKVAVELGLDPVEFRQRNAMSQGAVMPTGQVVDSPAPVAELLRRVKAMPLPPERQWETAGGAADVRALPGGLSNTTHGEGVVRGVGYAVGIKNVGFSEGFDDYSTARVRLEAIAGEPVAIVHTAMAEVGQGGVTVHAQIARTELGVTQVTIHPADTQVGSAGSTSASRQTYVTGGAIKHACEAVRARVLELGRARFGSYHPAWATAELLLEGGKVVTDGGEVLADLVDVLEGESVDIELEWRHRPTQPFDRVTGQGDGHVQYSFAAHRAVVEVDTELGLVKVVELACAQDVGKALNPLSVVGQIQGGTAQGLGLAVMEEIVVDPRTARVRNPSFTDYLIPTILDTPTIPVDVLELADAHAPYGLRGVGEAPTLSSTPAVVSAIRAATGLALNRVPVRPEHLTGT
- a CDS encoding (2Fe-2S)-binding protein, whose amino-acid sequence is MRVNLTVNGRPQTADDVWEGESLLYVLRERLGLPGSKNACEQGECGSCTVRLDGVPVCACLVAAGQAEGREVVTVEGLADFARRRAEGGCAGGSRDPGDCSGAAADAACASETPSGAASGGATAAGVGLDQARAWRPKPADPAELAPIQKAFIDAGAVQCGFCTPGLLVAADELLERNAEPSDADIREALSGNLCRCTGYEKILDAVRLAAARAERAV
- a CDS encoding xanthine dehydrogenase family protein subunit M, which translates into the protein MDFLRPASWEEALAAKAEHPTAVPIAGGTDVMVEINFDHRRPEYLLDLNRIGELSEWEVSADGATVRLGASVPYSTIMERLRGELPGLALAAHTVGSPQIRNRGSVGGNLGAASPAGDSHPALLAAGAEVEAESVRGVRRIPVEEFYTGVKRNALAPDELIRAVHIKTADGPQQFSKVGTRNAMVIAVCAFGLALHPETRTVRTGIGSAAPTPVRAREAETFLDAALEDGGFWDSGKTITPSIARQFAELCSGACNPIDDVRGSARYRRHAVGVMARRTLGWAWESYRAGGTGGTGKGEAQCA
- a CDS encoding PucR family transcriptional regulator, which translates into the protein MRLRALLETEALGLRLLSGEDELDRTVRGVMTTDLRDPSRYLSGGELVLTGLAWRREPADSERFVRILTAAGVSGLAAGEAELGNVPADLVEACTRHRMPLFSVVEAVSFASITEHVVRQVSSERAGDLAAVVERHRKLMTSGPAGGGPEVILDLLVSDLNLRAWVLSPTGRRIAGASGTTAGSELSPELCARLAGEHLAAMRAGRRPPHRVTVPGPRPAGAPGTAQVTYSLFPVRGAGRAPATRDVREIRETVLADWLLAVEDDAGDWPAERLDLLHGVTQLIAVERDRRDAARTVRRRLAQEVLELVQTGAPPAEIAARLRVAAPVLLPGLGAAPHWQVVVARVEWGGPAGEAEGAERDGGERAGGALAQALLEEVLADPEAAGPEASDRIAVAYSGDEAVALVPLPATAAESDDGAEDTEEEAAQAPGLHADALLAAVREPLSRGLDGDGRLTVGVSATVHSAEGLRGALEEARHARRVAAARPGRVCAAGHQELASHVLLLPFVPDDVRRAFTARLLDPLRDYDRRHRAELIPTLEAFLDCDGSWTRCATRLHLHVNTLRYRVGRIEQLTGRDLSRLEDKLDFFLALRMS
- a CDS encoding ribosomal protein L7/L12 translates to MEISVLIVAFLVLVCIGGVETRIKRTERNIARVERKLDLVLDHLGLRESDPELERVEALVRDGKTIEAIKAYREATGAGLKEAKDAVDRMT
- a CDS encoding GntR family transcriptional regulator; its protein translation is MTPVTPEEAPCVPPPRVPLQRHSVRRQVLDALRCALVSGELAPGEVYSAPVLALRFGVSATPVREAMQQLASEGAVEVVPNRGFRVARRSERELAELAEVRALLEVPVLLTLAAGVTPERWERIRPFADAASSVAATGDRAAYLEVDRAFHQAVLALAGNQQLVVIADDLHRRAQWPLPRGGAPRTADLLADAAQHVALLDALAASDLDTVETLAREHFLRG
- a CDS encoding (2Fe-2S)-binding protein, translating into MAVPALPYADTPGTGTGAPTIPPSGTGAPTTAADAVFAAYPRLTEVFPGLTVSDESPRSGDGWVAAAELAAGGGALDAFLAWDEAQVVRDYGQRARPDVVAGFGLHRYAWPACLLVTVPWFLLRRVPRIPVDQVSFQRTLGRMTARVTEFACLPDDPAAGVPGARVVPDEDALRAAVRSAVAEHLGPVLEGFRPRMRRGARALWGMAADEIAEGLWYVGQLMGDEQRALAELTALLPGAVPPYPAGAGFRLLTGPRGESLPTRDRASCCLFYTLRPDDTCTTCPRTCDTARIQRLSAS